In Sphaeramia orbicularis chromosome 10, fSphaOr1.1, whole genome shotgun sequence, the following proteins share a genomic window:
- the rell2 gene encoding RELT-like protein 2, which produces MTELEASGRAPMGDAPPPYMIFVVVFLFFLTGLLGFLICHLLKKKGYRCRAGDMDDEEEEEEKLGANVDDADEDNQDTVEQILKCIIENEANMEAFNEMLGNQNVCVRHDPRLRKESIGGIPPHLHTVHSGTDLNTCHLCAQIKSKKGRRPSRTPRFKQRPGEQTVFSVGRFRVTHTDKKPHGGSNPLVASGDQLDQLQDSVERKESGHNLRNLFKDARPPSESSNGVTPNVGKRRRSLTIFGLRRGSDPIGVKGVEGLGRDTGGGKFAIQQQPVVLEEPLRESIESSPKPETEPMTRASPQNEATPSDSFKTNEQAGNVNTFVKDDSKHGSSTEPSTGLTTVPIVTGPSSLPISLASSDVTERKHMDSKTFKNEEDPGPLQTSTPISPMPGSITGLTPITFTPHPDQDSRNVPPLKQTPPDPCSSPDLEPSFGASPALISLGSSPPSFPSQTMSSGSLLKTPTSPLTITPSPKLSSRSIALESAKPVLTPSLKLSALQVTSSEPPSPSLGKSASPSQSQPPSPALDASPKLEIMQASPQTSSLSPADQNPSFEGSPHLTARSAHATSAPPTNLTKGDVVSSPISQKESDQSDQLSKDRLNSLPLLPSSPLSPSSPIGSRVSSVTIVKASPDSKREFSVVTMVEETEQDASQKRQRAETFLSSTGEPESQRGETSGAEITPSVSQDKDDMVEMEDIKDCKVAQVEEEEKVEETDKRQDPTPGKDQH; this is translated from the exons ATGACGGAACTGGAAGCTTCTGGAAGAGCCCCGATGGGGGATGCCCCCCCACCGTACATGATATTTGTGGtggtcttcctcttcttcctcaccGGTCTGCTTGGCTTCCTCATCTGCCATCTGCTCAAGAAGAAGGGCTATCGCTGCCGGGCTGGAGATATggatgatgaagaagaggaggaggaaaaactgGGAGCAAATGTTGACG ATGCAGATGAAGACAACCAGGATACAGTGGAGCAGATCCTCAAATGCATTATTGAAAATGAAG CCAACATGGAGGCCTTCAATGAAATGTTGGGAAACCAAAATGTCTGTGTGCGCCATGACCCAAG GTTGCGTAAGGAGTCTATTGGTGGAATTCCTCCCCACCTCCATACAGTCCACTCAGGCACCGACCTCAACACCTGTCATCTGTGTGCCCAAATTAAATCTAAAAAGGGCCGCAGACCAAGCAGAACCCCTCGTTTCAAACAGCGACCTGGAGAGCAGACCGTATTTTCTGTTGGCAG ATTTCGGGTGACTCACACTGACAAGAAGCCCCATGGAGGTTCTAATCCACTGGTGGCTTCAGGGGACCAGTTGGACCAGTTGCAAGACAGTGTAGAGAGGAAGGAGAGTGGGCACAACCTTAGAAACCTTTTCAAGGATGCACGACCACCTTCAGAGAGCTCCAATGGGGTCACTCCAAACGTAGGGAAGCGTAGAAGAAGCCTGACAATATTTGGTCTGAGGCGTGGAAGTGACCCTATTGGTGTTAAAGGAGTGGAGGGCCTGGGGAGGGACACCGGAGGAGGTAAATTTGCAATTCAGCAGCAACCTGTTGTGCTCGAAGAACCACTGAGAGAGAGTATAGAAAGTAGTCCTAAACCTGAGACTGAGCCCATGACACGTGCTTCACCTCAAAATGAGGCTACACCCTCGGATTCTTTCAAGACCAATGAACAGGCCGGCAACGTTAACACCTTTGTTAAGGACGATTCTAAACACGGGTCCAGTACTGAGCCTAGTACAGGCCTAACGACTGTACCCATTGTTACAGGGCCCAGCTCACTTCCCATTTCACTCGCCTCCTCAGACGTGACAGAGAGGAAACATATGGAcagcaaaacatttaaaaacgaGGAGGATCCTGGGCCCCTGCAGACCTCCACACCCATTTCTCCCATGCCTGGATCCATTACAGGTTTAACTCCAATCACTTTTACTCCTCATCCCGACCAAGATTCTCGAAATGTTCCTCCACTCAAACAAACTCCCCCTGACCCCTGCTCCAGTCCAGATCTGGAACCCAGTTTTGGTGCTAGCCCAGCTTTAATAAGCTTAGGTTCATCCCCTCCTTCATTTCCAAGCCAAACCATGTCATCTGGCTCTCTGTTGAAAACTCCTACCTCTCCATTGACCATCACACCAAGCCCTAAATTAAGTTCACGAAGTATAGCATTAGAATCTGCAAAACCTGTCCTCACTCCAAGCCTGAAACTGTCAGCGCTTCAAGTAACGTCTAGCGAACCGCCATCTCCATCCTTAGGCAAAAGCGCTAGTCCTTCACAATCCCAACCCCCCTCACCTGCTCTTGATGCTAGTCCAAAACTTGAAATCATGCAAGCATCACCACAAACCTCCTCTTTATCTCCAGCTGATCAGAATCCCTCCTTTGAAGGCTCACCACACTTGACTGCGAGGTCGGCACATGCAACGTCTGCACCACCTACAAATCTGACCAAGGGAGATGTGGTTTCAAGCCCAATATCTCAGAAGGAAAGTGATCAGTCTGACCAGTTGTCTAAAGACAGATTGAATAGTTTGCCTCTGTTGCCTTCTAGTCCACTGTCCCCTTCCTCACCAATAGGGAGCAGAGTTAGTAGTGTGACCATTGTTAAAGCCAGCCCTGACAGCAAGAGAGAGTTTTCTGTGGTGACTATGGTAGAGGAAACTGAGCAGGATGCTTCACAAAAAAGGCAAAGAGCAGAGACTTTCCTTTCAAGTACTGGGGAACCTGAGAGCCAAAGAGGAGAGACTTCTGGAGCAGAGATTACGCCATCTGTGAGTCAAGATAAGGATGATATGGTTGAGATGGAGGATATTAAAGACTGCAAAGTGGCtcaggtggaagaggaggagaaggtagAAGAGACAGACAAAAGACAGGATCCGACTCCTGGAAAAGACCAACACTGA